Genomic segment of Drosophila ananassae strain 14024-0371.13 chromosome 2L, ASM1763931v2, whole genome shotgun sequence:
TGAAACCTACCATATAGAGCCTTCGTGGAGACACCTGCCAGAGGCCAAAAAGGACACAATGGTGGCCTACAAGTCCTCCGATGTAAAGGTGCACAAGAACGAGGCGGGTGGCACTCCCAAGACCTGTGGCTACATCAAGGAGGGTCTGGAGCTGGAAGACAAGGAAAGCGAGGATACCATAGACAATGAAATACACTCGCGCGAGAAGCGTCAGTCGGATCAGTACGAGTACACCCCAACCAAAACTCGATGTCCCCTCCTTCTGGTGGCGGATTATAGATTTTTCCAGGAAATGGGAGGAGGCAACACCAAGACGACCATCAACTACTTGGTAAGGATCTGTTACAATCTTATGACTATGTTTCTATAGCCTCTGTTTTACCTCTAGATAAGCCTCATCGATCGGGTGCACAAGATCTACAACGACACCGTATGGCAGGATCGCTCCGACCAGGAAGGATTCAAGGGCATGGGCTTCGTCATCAAGAAGATAGTGGTGCACTCGGAGCCAACCAGGTTGCGAGGTGGTGAAGCGCATTACAACATGATCCGTGAGAAGTGGGATGTCCGCAATCTTCTCGAGGTGCGTTCAATTCATATTTTATGATTCATTTTTCTAGTTTAGCTGCCGTTGCTCATGGCCATTTAATTCTTGTCTTGTGCTCTTTCTTACTTCAATCCTGTGCTCCGCCTCCGTCTCCGTCGATTTATCGCCATGTGTAGGTCTTCTCCCGGGAGTACAGCCACAAAGACTTCTGCCTAGCCCATCTCTTTACCGATCTCAA
This window contains:
- the LOC6501584 gene encoding ADAM 17-like protease isoform X2, which produces MFTKCISCCGLALISVFFACLLVENCVALQKTLRHYEIFHKDDVVHRVVKRGAKHSTNPFNVIKEVEFTTLGKNFRLILHPHRDVLHSKFRAYAVDADGNETVVHMDHDSFYSGRVFGELESSVRAYIEDGTMTMSIHLPDETYHIEPSWRHLPEAKKDTMVAYKSSDVKVHKNEAGGTPKTCGYIKEGLELEDKESEDTIDNEIHSREKRQSDQYEYTPTKTRCPLLLVADYRFFQEMGGGNTKTTINYLISLIDRVHKIYNDTVWQDRSDQEGFKGMGFVIKKIVVHSEPTRLRGGEAHYNMIREKWDVRNLLENISKMATLCT